The proteins below come from a single Miscanthus floridulus cultivar M001 chromosome 1, ASM1932011v1, whole genome shotgun sequence genomic window:
- the LOC136450617 gene encoding trihelix transcription factor GTL1-like isoform X1, with product MQQPAMPPPLSPAAGTAAAAGQHATPISSRPPPEPQQQQVDEVGGSASAGSSFVVDHDGERNEPSGGNRWPRQETLALLKIRSEMDAAFREAALKGPLWEQVARKLEAMGYKRSAKKCREKFENVDKYYKRTKDGRAGRGDGKAYRFFSELEALHGASSPAAPHPPVAVSLAPTPVAMAPPPPATSHPGMAPAALHAEPPPPTPPAPRVVAAVPQPAPTTGTGSATTTTAHPAGAASDAAAACMMTPGDVSFSSGSDGEDTEETGGGGDGGKRKRDDGDGDGSSGSKMMRFFEGLMRQVMERQEEMQRRFIEAIERREQDRMIREEAWRRREVARLAREQDALAQERAMAASRDAAVVSFIQRVTGQTIPMPMPSSVAPPPAFITALTHTPPPLQPTPVASAAPAPAPAQPPPPPTHQLSPTTPKPHTTMPMTAQLQPHQAPSPATHPKGNKEIVVRAPPPVESQDTAGSGGGAPSPSRWPKAEVHALIQLRTELETRYQDSGPKGPLWEDISSGMRRLGYNRSAKRCKEKWENINKYFKKVKESNKKRPEDSKTCPYYHQLDALYRSKALASLSSGAAPVAAPPRPDQQAAAAPVTVLTAVPLSQTAPHGNGNGCASRGSSDNGGGSSGGMQKQQASNGGGVDARFSAVDGAGGNGVVATDKREEGIVMTKETTAAAETRPQPVSTNDSYVNDDAVDSDSSMDDDDEEDDFDDDEEEGDVRGGGNSKMQYEIQFQRQQHQQQNNQSGGAGAGPAATASGSFLTMVHH from the exons ATGCAGCAGCCGGCCATGCCGCCGCCACTCTCGCCTGCCGCGGGGACGGCCGCCGCGGCGGGCCAGCACGCCACGCCCATCAGCAGCCGCCCGCCGccggagccacagcagcagcaagtCGACGAGGTCGGCGGCTCGGCTTCCGCCGGCAGCAGCTTCGTCgttgaccacgacggcgagcgcAACGAGCCGTCCGGCGGCAACCGGTGGCCGCGGCAGGAGACGCTGGCGCTGCTCAAGATCCGCTCCGAGATGGACGCCGCGTTCCGGGAGGCCGCCCTCAAGGGACCCCTCTGGGAGCAAGTCGCCAG GAAGCTGGAGGCTATGGGCTACAAGCGCAGCGCCAAGAAGTGCCGCGAGAAGTTCGAGAACGTCGACAAGTACTACAAGCGCACCAAAGACGGCCGCGCCGGCCGCGGCGACGGCAAGGCCTACCGCTTCTTCTCCGAGCTCGAGGCCCTCCACGGCGCCTCCTCGCCGGCGGCGCCGCACCCGCCGGTGGCGGTGTCTCTCGCGCCGACGCCTgtggccatggcgccaccaccACCGGCCACGTCCCATCCCGGCATGGCGCCGGCCGCCTTGCATGCCGAGCCACCGCCACCGACGCCGCCGGCACCTCGCGTCGTTGCCGCCGTGCCGCAGCCGGCTCCGACGACGGGGACTGGCAgtgccactactactaccgcGCATCCTGCAGGCGCCGCCAGCGACGCGGCGGCGGCATGCATGATGACGCCTGGTGACGTCAGCTTCTCCTCGGGCTCGGACGGGGAGGACACGGAGGAAaccggcggcggaggcgacggcGGGAAGCGGAAGCGGGACGACGGGGACGGTgacggcagcagcggcagcaagATGATGCGGTTCTTCGAGGGGCTGATGCGGCAGGTGATGGAGCGGCAGGAGGAGATGCAGCGGCGATTCATCGAGGCCATCGAGCGGCGGGAGCAGGACCGGATGATCCGCGAGgaggcgtggcggcggcgggaggTGGCGCGCCTCGCCCGCGAGCAGGACGCGCTCGCCCAGGAACGCGCCATGGCCGCGTCACGCGACGCCGCCGTCGTCTCCTTCATACAGCGGGTCACCGGGCAGACCATCCCGATGCCCATGCCCTCGTCCGTCGCGCCTCCGCCGGCCTTCATCACCGCGCTGACGCATACGCCGCCGCCCTTGCAGCCCACGCCGGTGGCTTCCGCTGCACCGGCGCCAGCCCCGGCGCAGCCACCTCCGCCTCCAACTCATCAGCTGTCACCCACCACACCGAAACCGCACACAACAATGCCGATGACGGCACAGCTACAGCCACATCAGGCGCCGTCGCCGGCGACGCATCCAAAGGGTAATAAGGAGATCGTGGTCCGTGCGCCGCCACCGGTGGAGTCGCAGGACACGGCGGGGTCCGGTGGCGGCGCCCCGTCGCCGTCGAGGTGGCCCAAGGCGGAGGTGCACGCGCTGATACAGCTGCGCACGGAGCTGGAGACGCGGTACCAGGACTCCGGGCCCAAGGGCCCGCTGTGGGAGGATATCTCGTCGGGGATGCGGCGGCTCGGGTACAACCGGAGCGCCAAGCGCTGCAAGGAGAAGTGGGAGAACATCAACAAGTACttcaagaaggtgaaggagagcaACAAGAAGAGGCCCGAGGACTCCAAGACCTGCCCCTACTACCACCAGCTCGACGCGCTCTACCGCAGCAAGGCGCTCGCGTCGTTGTCGTCCGGCGCAGCTCCGGTGGCGGCGCCGCCGCGCCCGGATCAGCAGGCTGCTGCGGCGCCCGTCACCGTGCTAACAGCGGTGCCGCTGTCCCAGACGGCGCCTCACGGCAACGGCAACGGGTGCGCGAGCAGGGGCAGCTCGGACAATGGCGGCGGCAGCTCCGGGGGCATGCAGAAGCAGCAGGCGAGCAACGGCGGTGGTGTTGACGCCAGGTTCTCCGCCGTCGATGGCGCCGGTGGCAATGGCGTTGTTGCGACGGACAAG CGAGAAGAAGGCATTGTCATGACGAAggagacgacggcggcggcggagacgagGCCGCAGCCGGTGTCGACGAACGACAGCTACGTGAACGACGACGCCGTGGACAGCGACAGCAGCATGGACGACGACGATGAAGAGGATGACtttgacgacgacgaggaggagggcgACGTTCGCGGCGGCGGCAACAGCAAAATGCAGTACGAGATccagttccagcggcagcagcatcAGCAGCAGAACAACCagagcggcggcgccggcgccggcccgGCAGCGACAGCAAGTGGGTCTTTCTTGACCATGGTCCATCACtag
- the LOC136450617 gene encoding trihelix transcription factor GTL1-like isoform X2, whose product MQQPAMPPPLSPAAGTAAAAGQHATPISSRPPPEPQQQQVDEVGGSASAGSSFVVDHDGERNEPSGGNRWPRQETLALLKIRSEMDAAFREAALKGPLWEQVARKLEAMGYKRSAKKCREKFENVDKYYKRTKDGRAGRGDGKAYRFFSELEALHGASSPAAPHPPVAVSLAPTPVAMAPPPPATSHPGMAPAALHAEPPPPTPPAPRVVAAVPQPAPTTGTGSATTTTAHPAGAASDAAAACMMTPGDVSFSSGSDGEDTEETGGGGDGGKRKRDDGDGDGSSGSKMMRFFEGLMRQVMERQEEMQRRFIEAIERREQDRMIREEAWRRREVARLAREQDALAQERAMAASRDAAVVSFIQRVTGQTIPMPMPSSVAPPPAFITALTHTPPPLQPTPVASAAPAPAPAQPPPPPTHQLSPTTPKPHTTMPMTAQLQPHQAPSPATHPKGNKEIVVRAPPPVESQDTAGSGGGAPSPSRWPKAEVHALIQLRTELETRYQDSGPKGPLWEDISSGMRRLGYNRSAKRCKEKWENINKYFKKVKESNKKRPEDSKTCPYYHQLDALYRSKALASLSSGAAPVAAPPRPDQQAAAAPVTVLTAVPLSQTAPHGNGNGCASRGSSDNGGGSSGGMQKQQASNGAGGNGVVATDKREEGIVMTKETTAAAETRPQPVSTNDSYVNDDAVDSDSSMDDDDEEDDFDDDEEEGDVRGGGNSKMQYEIQFQRQQHQQQNNQSGGAGAGPAATASGSFLTMVHH is encoded by the exons ATGCAGCAGCCGGCCATGCCGCCGCCACTCTCGCCTGCCGCGGGGACGGCCGCCGCGGCGGGCCAGCACGCCACGCCCATCAGCAGCCGCCCGCCGccggagccacagcagcagcaagtCGACGAGGTCGGCGGCTCGGCTTCCGCCGGCAGCAGCTTCGTCgttgaccacgacggcgagcgcAACGAGCCGTCCGGCGGCAACCGGTGGCCGCGGCAGGAGACGCTGGCGCTGCTCAAGATCCGCTCCGAGATGGACGCCGCGTTCCGGGAGGCCGCCCTCAAGGGACCCCTCTGGGAGCAAGTCGCCAG GAAGCTGGAGGCTATGGGCTACAAGCGCAGCGCCAAGAAGTGCCGCGAGAAGTTCGAGAACGTCGACAAGTACTACAAGCGCACCAAAGACGGCCGCGCCGGCCGCGGCGACGGCAAGGCCTACCGCTTCTTCTCCGAGCTCGAGGCCCTCCACGGCGCCTCCTCGCCGGCGGCGCCGCACCCGCCGGTGGCGGTGTCTCTCGCGCCGACGCCTgtggccatggcgccaccaccACCGGCCACGTCCCATCCCGGCATGGCGCCGGCCGCCTTGCATGCCGAGCCACCGCCACCGACGCCGCCGGCACCTCGCGTCGTTGCCGCCGTGCCGCAGCCGGCTCCGACGACGGGGACTGGCAgtgccactactactaccgcGCATCCTGCAGGCGCCGCCAGCGACGCGGCGGCGGCATGCATGATGACGCCTGGTGACGTCAGCTTCTCCTCGGGCTCGGACGGGGAGGACACGGAGGAAaccggcggcggaggcgacggcGGGAAGCGGAAGCGGGACGACGGGGACGGTgacggcagcagcggcagcaagATGATGCGGTTCTTCGAGGGGCTGATGCGGCAGGTGATGGAGCGGCAGGAGGAGATGCAGCGGCGATTCATCGAGGCCATCGAGCGGCGGGAGCAGGACCGGATGATCCGCGAGgaggcgtggcggcggcgggaggTGGCGCGCCTCGCCCGCGAGCAGGACGCGCTCGCCCAGGAACGCGCCATGGCCGCGTCACGCGACGCCGCCGTCGTCTCCTTCATACAGCGGGTCACCGGGCAGACCATCCCGATGCCCATGCCCTCGTCCGTCGCGCCTCCGCCGGCCTTCATCACCGCGCTGACGCATACGCCGCCGCCCTTGCAGCCCACGCCGGTGGCTTCCGCTGCACCGGCGCCAGCCCCGGCGCAGCCACCTCCGCCTCCAACTCATCAGCTGTCACCCACCACACCGAAACCGCACACAACAATGCCGATGACGGCACAGCTACAGCCACATCAGGCGCCGTCGCCGGCGACGCATCCAAAGGGTAATAAGGAGATCGTGGTCCGTGCGCCGCCACCGGTGGAGTCGCAGGACACGGCGGGGTCCGGTGGCGGCGCCCCGTCGCCGTCGAGGTGGCCCAAGGCGGAGGTGCACGCGCTGATACAGCTGCGCACGGAGCTGGAGACGCGGTACCAGGACTCCGGGCCCAAGGGCCCGCTGTGGGAGGATATCTCGTCGGGGATGCGGCGGCTCGGGTACAACCGGAGCGCCAAGCGCTGCAAGGAGAAGTGGGAGAACATCAACAAGTACttcaagaaggtgaaggagagcaACAAGAAGAGGCCCGAGGACTCCAAGACCTGCCCCTACTACCACCAGCTCGACGCGCTCTACCGCAGCAAGGCGCTCGCGTCGTTGTCGTCCGGCGCAGCTCCGGTGGCGGCGCCGCCGCGCCCGGATCAGCAGGCTGCTGCGGCGCCCGTCACCGTGCTAACAGCGGTGCCGCTGTCCCAGACGGCGCCTCACGGCAACGGCAACGGGTGCGCGAGCAGGGGCAGCTCGGACAATGGCGGCGGCAGCTCCGGGGGCATGCAGAAGCAGCAGGCGAGCA ATGGCGCCGGTGGCAATGGCGTTGTTGCGACGGACAAG CGAGAAGAAGGCATTGTCATGACGAAggagacgacggcggcggcggagacgagGCCGCAGCCGGTGTCGACGAACGACAGCTACGTGAACGACGACGCCGTGGACAGCGACAGCAGCATGGACGACGACGATGAAGAGGATGACtttgacgacgacgaggaggagggcgACGTTCGCGGCGGCGGCAACAGCAAAATGCAGTACGAGATccagttccagcggcagcagcatcAGCAGCAGAACAACCagagcggcggcgccggcgccggcccgGCAGCGACAGCAAGTGGGTCTTTCTTGACCATGGTCCATCACtag